CCACTACTGCAAATCCTTTGCCAGCTTCTCCAGCCCTTGCTGCTTCTATTGCAGCATTTAAAGCTAATAAATTTGTTTGTTCTGTAATATTTTCTATTGTTTCTACTATTTGTCCAATATTTTCTGCATTTGAAACTAATTTATCAACAGTGCTTATTGTTTTGTTAGATTGTTCTACAGCTTGAGATATAATTCCAACAATTTTTATAATTGACTCATTACCCTCTTTTGCTGTATTAGAAACATCCATTGCCTCTTTTGATAAATTTTGAGCGCTTGTTGATATATTTTGTGCTGCTGCTGTAATTTCTTCAATTCCAGAATTTATTTCTTCAACAGATGCTGCCGCTGAATATGAACTTTCATTTATTTTTTCTGTTTTTTCATTAATTTCATTCATCTGATATACTTGAGTATCTGTATTTTTATTTATTTCTTCAGACATTTTCTCTAAATCCTCTGATGAATCATTTACTTTTTTTAAATAATTAACAAGATTTTGAGACATATAATTTAATGATTGTGATATTCTAGCAATTTCATCTTTTCCTTTAACTTCAAATTTTTGAGTTAAATCACCTTCACCAAATTTTTTCACTTTATCTGATAACAAAATTAATGGCTTTGCTATAGAATTCCCTAATAAAATTGATATAATAATCGAAACAATAACCGCTAATAAAACGATTATATTAAAAAATTGAATTAATTTTTTTGAATTTTCAAATAATGTGTTTTCTGGTATAGTTATAGCAACACTCCAATTTAATGATTTTATAGGATTATAAAATAAAATTCTTTTTCCATCATCTGCGATAATATTACCATAGCCTTTTTCACCACTAAGCATTTTTTTAGATAAATCATCCAAGCCTTTAAAATTTGATTCAATAATATTATCACCTATATACTCTTTATTTGAATGAGCAATTATAACACCATTTGAATCTGTAATAAAACTATATATATTTTTCTCATTGTCAGTTGTTAAAAATTCTAAAAATTGAATTATAGAAACGGTACCACCAATTAAGCCTATCGTATTATTATTATCATCTTTAATTGCGTGAGCTATAACAATTACAGAAGAGCCATCCGTTTTTGAAATTAAAACATCACTAATAGCAATATCTTTTCCAGACATTATTTCTT
Above is a window of Marinitoga litoralis DNA encoding:
- a CDS encoding methyl-accepting chemotaxis protein, with the protein product MKSIKTKITLIFSSIIIFVGIFIGIFLYFYLGNSLKTMISDSSFSILEQQSNQIENYFNGLINQIELISNKRVFKSMDFNDSINVLKSDLKVLDDFSMFFIADKNGDVYTTSNVKTNIRDRKYFQEIMSGKDIAISDVLISKTDGSSVIVIAHAIKDDNNNTIGLIGGTVSIIQFLEFLTTDNEKNIYSFITDSNGVIIAHSNKEYIGDNIIESNFKGLDDLSKKMLSGEKGYGNIIADDGKRILFYNPIKSLNWSVAITIPENTLFENSKKLIQFFNIIVLLAVIVSIIISILLGNSIAKPLILLSDKVKKFGEGDLTQKFEVKGKDEIARISQSLNYMSQNLVNYLKKVNDSSEDLEKMSEEINKNTDTQVYQMNEINEKTEKINESSYSAAASVEEINSGIEEITAAAQNISTSAQNLSKEAMDVSNTAKEGNESIIKIVGIISQAVEQSNKTISTVDKLVSNAENIGQIVETIENITEQTNLLALNAAIEAARAGEAGKGFAVVADEIRKLAEESKKATEQIAQILLEIQEGAKNANQATEKTGEIIKNVENESKNISEKFRVIMNKIDQITFNIEDLSSSSEEQSASTEEISAGMDKITHEVSLISEEISSIAKAIKAQSDNIRKLEDFTEELKMKSQTLVEGLKVFKI